One part of the Vibrio ponticus genome encodes these proteins:
- a CDS encoding class I SAM-dependent DNA methyltransferase: MPSNALYTDLSGYYDLMCADIDYKAQSHFVSRLHQIFGNEGKRHLDLACGTGPHIRHLIDAGYQSSGLDLNQPMLDIAKQRCPEAEFILNNMCDFTVEQPLDLITCFLYSIHYSDGIENLKKCIAAAHAALAPGGMFCFNSVNRNKIDNRSFVRHSAQHEGSEFTFSSGWRYSGEGEQQFLTLSIEKHSEDEKQLWNDEHPMVAVNYDELSALLEPYFEVHIFEHDYEKILPWNGQSGNAFFACVKRD; encoded by the coding sequence ATTCCTTCAAACGCCCTCTATACCGACCTTTCTGGTTACTACGATTTAATGTGTGCCGATATTGATTACAAAGCGCAAAGTCACTTCGTAAGCCGCCTACACCAAATTTTTGGTAATGAAGGAAAAAGACACTTGGATCTAGCTTGTGGCACGGGTCCGCATATTCGTCACTTGATTGATGCCGGCTATCAAAGCAGCGGTCTGGACCTAAACCAACCGATGCTTGATATTGCTAAGCAGCGTTGTCCAGAAGCGGAATTCATCCTCAACAATATGTGTGACTTTACCGTTGAGCAACCATTGGACCTGATCACCTGTTTTCTTTACTCAATCCATTACAGCGATGGGATTGAAAACCTGAAAAAATGCATCGCCGCTGCCCATGCAGCACTAGCACCAGGTGGTATGTTCTGCTTTAACTCGGTCAACCGCAACAAAATTGATAACCGCTCTTTCGTTCGCCATAGCGCGCAACACGAAGGCAGTGAATTTACTTTTAGCTCAGGTTGGCGATACAGCGGTGAGGGTGAACAACAGTTCCTGACACTGAGTATCGAAAAGCACTCTGAAGATGAAAAACAGCTTTGGAATGATGAGCACCCAATGGTTGCGGTTAACTATGACGAACTAAGCGCATTACTTGAACCGTACTTTGAAGTGCATATCTTTGAGCATGATTACGAAAAAATCCTGCCTTGGAATGGTCAGTCAGGCAACGCATTCTTTGCTTGTGTAAAGCGCGACTAA
- a CDS encoding sensor histidine kinase gives MRTFALIALVSSFFVFFAFSIRLVWQEEAQMEEHLKSFKGVAEEFYKLSPKTSLALSEHVTVYYGEADFTDQLQRISPIPVDSVNRLRYEFKISDDQLLHAGIVAYHFDFEYQGETIPTYITISSFNMDLWDDSWDGLMLISTLLMIFLIVVLRFTLKRVVDQIMSPITELSSQLRNHQSEQFVIPPHSVDELTQLTAHLNSYSKMKDRLAKQELMFAKYASHELKTPIAIILSAAELQAMKPQDSEFQAKQRERILNSTKGMRNTVEALLNIVKQENASTEKSLTPIVSSSIDLEKYQAMVTDGVTLSLEVAPNTQLNMPMTLVEMVLKNYVENAIRFTSSGEIHVKITSNEISVTDTGSGLTEQGKTEHGLGLIIVERIGKSYGWSSTLENRSDNSDKPNRSGCIARLQKNTVT, from the coding sequence ATGCGTACTTTTGCCTTGATCGCATTGGTTTCCTCATTTTTCGTCTTTTTCGCTTTCTCTATTCGACTTGTTTGGCAAGAAGAAGCACAAATGGAGGAGCACTTAAAATCGTTTAAGGGCGTCGCTGAAGAGTTCTACAAACTTTCACCAAAGACCAGTTTGGCTTTGTCGGAGCACGTCACCGTCTACTACGGTGAAGCTGATTTTACCGACCAATTACAGAGAATCAGCCCCATCCCTGTCGATAGCGTCAATCGTCTACGATACGAATTCAAAATCAGCGATGATCAATTATTGCACGCAGGCATTGTCGCCTATCATTTTGATTTTGAATATCAAGGTGAAACCATTCCTACATACATTACTATAAGTTCTTTTAATATGGACTTGTGGGACGATAGTTGGGATGGGTTAATGCTCATCTCCACGCTACTGATGATCTTTCTAATCGTGGTATTACGCTTCACCCTCAAACGCGTGGTCGACCAAATCATGTCACCAATTACAGAATTGAGTAGCCAACTGCGCAATCATCAATCCGAACAGTTTGTGATTCCGCCACACTCCGTCGATGAACTCACTCAGCTCACCGCGCATCTCAATAGCTATTCCAAAATGAAAGACCGCTTAGCCAAGCAAGAGTTGATGTTTGCCAAGTACGCCAGTCATGAACTGAAAACACCAATCGCCATTATCTTGAGTGCCGCAGAGTTACAAGCGATGAAACCTCAAGATAGTGAGTTTCAGGCAAAGCAGCGTGAGCGCATTTTGAACTCGACCAAAGGAATGAGAAATACCGTCGAAGCGCTGCTTAATATCGTCAAGCAAGAGAATGCCTCCACCGAAAAATCATTAACACCGATCGTTTCCTCTTCCATCGATCTAGAAAAATACCAAGCGATGGTTACCGACGGTGTAACCCTAAGTTTGGAGGTCGCCCCAAACACTCAGTTGAATATGCCCATGACGTTGGTCGAAATGGTACTGAAAAACTATGTTGAAAACGCAATTCGCTTTACCTCATCGGGAGAGATTCACGTAAAAATAACGTCTAATGAGATTTCTGTTACTGATACGGGCAGCGGATTGACTGAGCAAGGTAAAACAGAACATGGTCTGGGACTGATCATTGTTGAGCGCATCGGGAAAAGCTACGGTTGGAGCTCGACACTTGAGAACCGAAGTGACAACAGCGATAAGCCCAATCGCAGTGGCTGCATAGCACGATTACAAAAAAACACCGTAACCTAA
- the manA gene encoding mannose-6-phosphate isomerase, class I, producing the protein MTKTLFKLDNVIQNYVWGSKTAMGELFGIANPDNQPQAEIWMGAHPNGCSKVAGSGESLAEIIAQDPHGVLGEYTAERFGELPYLFKVLSAAKPLSVQVHPSKAKAMAGFAKENQQGIELSAANRNYKDANHKPELVYALTFYKAMNGFRPVAEIVALFQQAGIDTLRDEVDALSALPNEQGLAEFFSVVMNLTGERKQQAIAELVARVELPAKTALAREAFELIQEFSQDFSQGNSDDIGLFSPLLLNVVELEPGEAMFLHAETPHAYVKGTGLEIMANSDNVLRAGLTPKYMDVAELIANTQFHSIAADEIKLAPFCSGNKLGYPIPVDDFGFEIIALDAEDKAQYVRGAEIIFCIEGQATLSCGSEFVTLAAGESAFVCNKAKVYQYHGVGTLARAFN; encoded by the coding sequence ATGACGAAAACACTATTTAAACTCGATAACGTAATTCAAAATTATGTTTGGGGTAGTAAAACGGCGATGGGTGAGCTATTTGGTATCGCTAACCCTGACAATCAACCTCAAGCTGAAATCTGGATGGGTGCGCACCCAAATGGTTGCTCAAAAGTAGCCGGCAGCGGTGAGTCGTTAGCTGAGATTATCGCGCAAGATCCACATGGCGTTTTAGGCGAGTATACGGCGGAGCGTTTTGGCGAACTGCCTTATCTGTTTAAAGTATTGTCTGCGGCAAAACCGCTTTCGGTACAAGTTCACCCAAGTAAAGCGAAAGCGATGGCAGGCTTTGCGAAAGAGAACCAGCAAGGCATTGAGTTAAGTGCGGCGAACCGCAATTATAAAGATGCTAACCATAAACCCGAGTTGGTTTACGCGTTAACGTTTTACAAAGCGATGAATGGTTTTCGTCCTGTTGCAGAGATTGTGGCGCTGTTTCAACAAGCAGGAATTGATACGCTGCGTGATGAAGTTGATGCGCTGAGTGCTTTGCCGAACGAGCAAGGTTTAGCAGAGTTTTTCTCTGTGGTGATGAACCTTACCGGTGAGCGTAAGCAGCAAGCGATCGCTGAGCTTGTGGCGCGAGTCGAACTGCCCGCTAAAACGGCACTAGCACGTGAAGCATTTGAACTCATTCAAGAGTTTAGTCAAGACTTTAGCCAAGGGAATAGCGATGATATCGGTCTGTTTTCACCGCTGCTGTTAAATGTGGTGGAGCTTGAACCAGGTGAAGCGATGTTCCTCCATGCTGAAACGCCGCACGCGTATGTTAAAGGTACTGGCTTAGAAATTATGGCGAACTCTGACAACGTACTGCGTGCCGGTTTGACGCCGAAGTATATGGATGTGGCGGAGCTTATTGCTAATACTCAGTTCCACTCTATTGCTGCTGACGAAATCAAGCTGGCACCATTTTGCAGTGGTAATAAGCTCGGTTATCCGATCCCGGTGGATGATTTTGGTTTTGAAATTATCGCGCTCGATGCCGAGGATAAAGCGCAATATGTTCGTGGTGCAGAGATTATTTTCTGTATTGAAGGTCAAGCAACGCTTAGTTGTGGCAGTGAGTTCGTTACCCTTGCCGCAGGTGAGTCAGCCTTTGTTTGTAACAAAGCAAAAGTTTATCAGTATCATGGTGTTGGCACATTAGCACGTGCGTTTAACTGA
- a CDS encoding efflux RND transporter periplasmic adaptor subunit, whose translation MNKTIIALASLLTVTTAQATDLIGHVQGLNRHSVVAQVSGVVEIANLEVGDQVQQDQVLAQIKSNDFQFSVDKAKANVALAEADLTLRKATYQRYQALSQKNSLSVGELDSARAAFLSAKASVDVAKIEYQQCLQDLADTQVQAKLSGYITNKPTQIGAWVNEGELLYEITNIDKVTLSFMASEYDLDEFSVQQPVVVWSESNPSLKIEAQVQRIGVEMHTQSQTYPILVEIENHGALFKPGMSVYVSTDTSLLNLDKLKMSEAK comes from the coding sequence ATGAATAAGACAATTATCGCGCTCGCTAGCCTGTTAACTGTCACTACAGCTCAAGCAACAGACCTTATCGGACATGTACAGGGATTAAATAGGCACAGTGTCGTCGCCCAAGTCAGTGGCGTTGTAGAAATTGCCAACTTAGAGGTGGGCGATCAGGTACAACAAGATCAAGTTCTTGCCCAGATTAAGTCCAACGACTTTCAGTTTAGTGTTGATAAAGCCAAAGCCAATGTGGCGCTGGCAGAGGCGGATCTGACCTTGCGTAAAGCGACTTATCAGCGTTATCAGGCATTGAGTCAGAAAAATAGTTTATCGGTCGGGGAGCTAGATAGCGCAAGAGCGGCATTTTTAAGTGCCAAAGCATCCGTCGATGTTGCGAAAATTGAATATCAGCAGTGTTTACAAGATTTGGCAGATACCCAAGTGCAAGCAAAACTCTCGGGATACATCACCAATAAACCAACGCAAATTGGTGCTTGGGTCAATGAAGGAGAACTGCTTTACGAAATCACGAATATCGACAAGGTCACCTTATCTTTTATGGCGAGTGAATATGATCTTGATGAATTTTCAGTACAGCAACCGGTGGTTGTGTGGTCGGAAAGTAACCCAAGTCTAAAGATCGAAGCTCAAGTTCAGCGTATTGGTGTTGAAATGCACACCCAATCGCAGACTTATCCAATATTAGTGGAAATTGAAAATCATGGCGCTTTGTTTAAACCGGGGATGTCGGTCTATGTCTCCACCGACACTTCATTGCTGAATTTAGATAAGCTTAAGATGAGTGAGGCGAAATAA
- the fusA gene encoding elongation factor G produces the protein MPINKIRNIAFVGQTGTGKTTLIEKLLFTCDSTTHLGCVEKGDTVTDFDDQSIQYQHSIEATPVALSWNQHRLNIIDTPGQNELLGRTLSVFPAVETAALIIDPQAPINQTSERIFEFAQERQMCRMIIVNKLDNHGDQLEALMESIVAHFGDNCLPINLPSADGHSVVDCFFEPEVATETLISTVEAAHETLIDQVIEVDEELMELYLEQGSELTPEQLHDPFEEALRTGHVVPICFVSAQTGAGVDLLLKTLTEIMPMPNEGNPPQLEKNGKMIKVNCETLEHSVAHVYKVSVDPYMGKLAYLRVYQGEIHVGSQLYIGESNKAFKVGHLYQLQGKVRSEITKALAGDFCVLAKVDELQFDSIVHDSHDEDGVTLKTLNFPNSMYSICLKPVKRGDEQKLGDVLHKIVSEDPSLRVEHRARTNETILSGQGEFHLKIALEKMASVYKLEVETSEPSVEYFETVTKPAEGHYRHKKQSGGAGQFGEVQLRVRPLERGAGFQFVNKVVGGSIPTSLIPAVEKGIVQALEEGAISGNPIKDIEVTVYDGKYHSVDSKEIAFVIAGKKAFLDAINNADPIVLEPIVQMELRVPTVNVGDVSGDLSGNRGLIEGTEPIDGHFTLLRAKSPLNEVQGYSQRLRSITGGEGSFNMSLSHYEPAPPLVQKRVCDKAAQTN, from the coding sequence ATGCCTATCAATAAGATCCGCAACATCGCCTTTGTTGGTCAAACGGGGACGGGTAAAACGACGTTGATTGAAAAATTGTTGTTTACCTGTGACTCCACGACCCATTTAGGTTGTGTCGAAAAAGGGGACACGGTTACCGATTTTGACGACCAATCGATTCAGTATCAACACAGTATTGAAGCCACCCCTGTCGCGCTGAGTTGGAATCAGCACCGCCTTAATATCATCGATACTCCCGGACAAAACGAATTACTTGGACGCACCCTCAGCGTATTCCCCGCAGTGGAAACCGCCGCACTAATCATCGATCCGCAAGCCCCTATCAACCAAACCTCTGAGCGGATATTTGAGTTTGCTCAAGAGCGACAAATGTGTCGGATGATTATTGTCAACAAGTTGGACAATCATGGTGATCAGCTCGAAGCTCTGATGGAAAGTATTGTTGCGCACTTTGGTGACAACTGCCTGCCAATCAACTTGCCCTCAGCGGATGGTCACTCAGTTGTCGACTGTTTCTTTGAGCCGGAAGTGGCGACAGAGACTTTGATATCAACGGTGGAAGCGGCGCATGAGACGTTAATCGACCAAGTGATTGAGGTGGATGAAGAGTTGATGGAGCTTTATCTAGAACAGGGCTCTGAACTTACGCCTGAACAGCTGCATGATCCATTTGAAGAAGCGCTCAGAACTGGGCATGTCGTGCCAATCTGCTTCGTGTCTGCGCAAACTGGTGCAGGCGTGGATCTTCTACTAAAAACCTTAACTGAAATTATGCCGATGCCAAACGAAGGTAACCCACCTCAGTTGGAGAAAAACGGTAAGATGATTAAGGTTAACTGTGAAACGTTAGAGCATAGCGTGGCGCATGTGTACAAAGTGAGTGTGGATCCTTATATGGGCAAACTGGCTTACTTGCGCGTCTATCAAGGTGAAATCCATGTTGGCAGTCAACTCTATATCGGTGAGAGTAATAAAGCGTTTAAGGTAGGGCATCTGTATCAACTTCAAGGTAAGGTGCGTAGCGAGATCACGAAAGCATTAGCAGGGGATTTCTGTGTGCTGGCTAAAGTGGATGAGTTGCAGTTTGACTCTATCGTGCATGATTCTCATGACGAAGATGGCGTGACGCTGAAGACCTTAAACTTCCCCAATTCAATGTATTCAATCTGTCTTAAACCGGTGAAACGGGGGGATGAGCAAAAACTGGGTGATGTACTGCATAAGATAGTCAGCGAAGATCCATCTCTACGCGTGGAACATCGTGCTCGAACGAATGAAACCATTTTAAGTGGGCAAGGTGAGTTCCACCTTAAAATCGCCTTAGAAAAGATGGCAAGCGTTTATAAGCTTGAAGTCGAAACCAGTGAACCGAGTGTCGAGTACTTTGAAACCGTGACCAAACCTGCTGAAGGGCATTATCGCCATAAGAAACAGAGTGGTGGAGCGGGGCAGTTTGGTGAGGTGCAGCTGCGGGTTCGACCGCTAGAACGCGGCGCTGGCTTCCAATTTGTTAATAAGGTTGTGGGTGGCTCGATTCCAACTTCGCTGATCCCTGCGGTGGAAAAGGGCATTGTCCAAGCGCTTGAAGAGGGCGCGATTTCTGGTAATCCAATCAAAGATATCGAAGTGACTGTCTATGACGGTAAATATCATTCGGTGGACTCGAAAGAGATCGCTTTTGTGATTGCGGGTAAAAAAGCGTTTCTAGATGCGATCAACAATGCCGACCCAATTGTACTGGAGCCGATCGTACAAATGGAGCTGCGCGTGCCGACGGTGAATGTCGGCGATGTTTCTGGGGATCTCTCGGGTAATCGCGGCTTGATTGAAGGTACTGAGCCTATCGATGGTCATTTTACGTTGCTGCGGGCGAAATCGCCGTTAAATGAGGTGCAAGGTTATTCGCAACGTTTACGTTCGATTACGGGTGGGGAAGGCAGTTTTAATATGTCGCTTAGTCACTATGAGCCCGCGCCGCCATTAGTGCAAAAACGGGTGTGTGATAAGGCTGCTCAAACGAATTAA
- a CDS encoding efflux RND transporter permease subunit, whose amino-acid sequence MRFLAYFANRQFLARVITVMVLFTGAMSLTQLKLQEYPEVTMDTATIETSYPGATAQDIELNITNPLEKELRSVDGIAYFASQSSEGRSLIEVEYLPGEDATVVLRDIQQAVDRVGNLPKDIDAPPVVTQEKTSLLDVYRFGVSLSDSNFDESSLQNYAYQLEKKINSLGGVGTITLAGFNEREFWVKVDPQKARRYQVTFADVSKAIEQHNLSQSGGVVESWSQEQKMVTMTKVASSADIASIVIKALDSGQVIRVSDVAEVVDTFARATEMPVMNGKPAITFSISSSADVVATIANIQALLDQEAARVGDQFVFATGLDLGQDMSDKFSIVATNGAIGLVLVLLVLSLILQRRVAFWVSVSIPFCVFGVMIILPIFGLNLDSITLAALLLVIGIIVDDSVIIAESIFQEKEAGKKGVEAAVSGTLKVIKPLIASLVTTALVFIPMLFIPGTMGKVVAVIPVTVIAALLFSFIECTLTLPAHLSTAKELEQKKEQEDKFQWLSKRYALLLERCLRYRKTVISIAIAVCVVSGLFVYQLKLDIFPTEAGKYIDVYTEVKAGTPLNKVREAHRKIEEAIASLPESELVSYQMEYGSPVSGGILTLTNYDQRERSAEQIIASLNQNIGEWSEDIFIKFSIDAGGPPPGEPVEIRVLGGTEAERDHAVESVMSWLDDYPGVINVNHSESLKDPQLNVVPQYHWLAKYNLTVADLSDALRTSFDGTSVTSTWLGDQEVDIRVVLDEQYRDIDRLSSTKIYTADGQQVPLSRVATIEQIEIPRLIKHYNGEREVTVSASLSDDSISPVALSNELLRDLVGHYSSSVTIDVGGEAESTNETMSGFMVVFPAAMIAIYFVLAVMFNSLVQPLLVMVVIPFAVMASLMALVIHMQPLSLFGLIGVLGMTGVVVNNSLVLINRINELRSMGAHIHVAITEAAVSRLRPIVMTSITTVVGLLPLAYGLGGTDVFMGPMSLTLGYGLLFSLPVVLLVIPALYALCFAKTNLD is encoded by the coding sequence ATGCGTTTTTTAGCTTACTTTGCTAATCGTCAGTTCCTCGCGCGAGTGATCACTGTCATGGTGCTATTTACTGGTGCCATGTCGTTAACACAGCTTAAGTTGCAAGAGTATCCTGAAGTCACGATGGATACTGCCACCATCGAAACTTCATATCCTGGAGCGACCGCGCAAGATATCGAACTGAACATCACTAACCCGTTAGAAAAAGAATTACGTTCAGTTGATGGTATTGCTTATTTTGCTTCGCAATCTTCTGAAGGTCGTTCATTGATTGAAGTGGAATATTTGCCGGGTGAAGACGCAACAGTTGTACTTCGTGATATCCAACAAGCCGTCGACCGTGTAGGGAATTTGCCGAAAGACATTGATGCGCCCCCCGTGGTGACTCAAGAAAAAACCTCGCTGCTTGATGTTTACCGTTTTGGCGTCAGTTTATCAGACAGCAATTTTGATGAGTCTTCATTGCAGAATTATGCTTATCAGTTGGAAAAGAAAATCAATAGCTTGGGTGGCGTAGGAACCATTACTTTAGCTGGTTTTAATGAACGTGAGTTTTGGGTAAAGGTAGATCCGCAAAAAGCACGTCGTTATCAAGTCACGTTTGCCGATGTGAGCAAAGCGATAGAGCAACATAATTTGTCTCAATCGGGCGGTGTTGTAGAGTCTTGGAGCCAAGAGCAAAAAATGGTCACGATGACCAAGGTAGCGTCAAGCGCGGATATTGCCAGTATTGTCATTAAGGCACTTGATTCTGGGCAGGTCATACGTGTTTCTGATGTGGCTGAAGTGGTTGATACGTTCGCTCGCGCGACGGAAATGCCAGTCATGAATGGTAAACCAGCAATTACGTTCTCAATTTCAAGCAGTGCTGATGTCGTAGCGACTATCGCCAATATTCAAGCGTTACTCGACCAAGAAGCGGCACGAGTTGGTGATCAGTTTGTTTTTGCGACTGGGCTCGATCTTGGTCAAGATATGAGTGACAAGTTCTCAATTGTGGCAACAAATGGTGCCATTGGTCTGGTGCTGGTATTGCTAGTATTAAGCTTGATATTGCAACGCAGAGTGGCTTTTTGGGTATCTGTCTCCATTCCGTTTTGCGTGTTCGGTGTAATGATCATTTTGCCCATTTTTGGCTTAAATCTCGACAGCATTACGTTAGCGGCTTTATTGCTGGTCATTGGTATTATTGTTGATGACTCAGTAATCATCGCAGAGAGTATATTTCAAGAGAAAGAAGCTGGAAAAAAAGGCGTTGAAGCTGCAGTTTCAGGGACGCTAAAAGTGATTAAACCGCTGATTGCCAGTTTGGTGACGACAGCACTTGTCTTTATCCCAATGTTATTTATTCCGGGCACGATGGGGAAAGTGGTGGCGGTTATTCCGGTGACGGTCATCGCGGCGCTGCTGTTCTCGTTTATTGAATGTACGCTAACGCTGCCTGCCCACCTCTCTACCGCAAAAGAATTAGAGCAGAAAAAAGAGCAAGAAGATAAGTTTCAATGGTTATCTAAGCGCTATGCATTACTGCTTGAGCGTTGTTTGAGATATAGAAAGACGGTGATTTCTATCGCGATAGCGGTGTGTGTTGTGTCTGGTCTATTTGTCTATCAGTTGAAGTTGGATATTTTTCCAACCGAAGCAGGTAAATACATTGATGTGTATACCGAAGTTAAAGCGGGTACACCACTAAATAAGGTGCGTGAAGCTCACCGTAAGATAGAAGAAGCAATCGCATCATTGCCTGAGTCAGAACTGGTCAGTTATCAGATGGAGTATGGCTCTCCAGTTTCTGGTGGGATTTTGACCTTAACAAATTACGATCAGCGCGAACGTTCTGCGGAGCAAATCATCGCATCACTGAACCAGAACATAGGTGAATGGTCAGAAGATATTTTCATCAAGTTTTCTATTGATGCTGGTGGTCCACCTCCCGGAGAGCCGGTTGAAATTAGAGTGCTCGGTGGTACTGAAGCTGAGCGCGACCACGCGGTTGAATCAGTAATGTCGTGGCTAGATGATTATCCAGGAGTGATTAACGTTAATCACAGTGAATCTCTGAAAGATCCGCAGTTGAATGTTGTTCCGCAATATCATTGGTTAGCAAAATACAATCTTACAGTTGCTGATTTATCCGATGCCTTGCGCACCAGTTTTGATGGTACCAGCGTGACATCAACGTGGTTGGGTGATCAAGAAGTTGATATTCGTGTGGTTTTAGACGAGCAGTATCGTGATATCGATAGACTCAGCAGTACCAAAATATACACAGCTGATGGTCAACAGGTACCATTAAGCCGAGTTGCGACAATCGAACAGATAGAAATTCCACGCTTGATTAAGCACTACAATGGCGAACGAGAGGTGACCGTTTCGGCTTCTCTATCAGATGACAGTATCAGCCCTGTCGCGCTTTCTAATGAGTTGCTTCGCGATTTAGTTGGACACTATTCCTCTTCTGTCACTATTGATGTGGGTGGTGAAGCAGAAAGTACTAATGAGACGATGAGCGGTTTTATGGTGGTGTTTCCAGCCGCGATGATTGCCATCTATTTTGTTTTAGCGGTGATGTTCAACTCGCTAGTGCAGCCGCTACTTGTGATGGTGGTGATTCCGTTTGCTGTTATGGCTTCATTGATGGCTTTAGTGATTCACATGCAGCCTTTGTCTTTATTTGGTTTGATCGGTGTCCTTGGTATGACTGGGGTGGTCGTCAACAATTCGTTAGTATTAATTAATCGAATTAACGAGTTGAGAAGTATGGGCGCGCATATTCATGTTGCGATAACCGAAGCGGCTGTGAGTCGACTCCGTCCAATTGTGATGACATCAATCACCACCGTAGTGGGTTTATTGCCTTTGGCTTATGGTTTAGGAGGAACTGATGTATTTATGGGACCAATGTCATTAACACTTGGTTATGGTTTGCTATTCTCATTGCCTGTTGTGTTACTGGTTATTCCTGCGCTCTATGCCCTGTGTTTTGCTAAAACCAATCTCGATTGA
- a CDS encoding response regulator transcription factor, producing the protein MLKQSRILVVEDNIELQGTIADFLEIKEAVTDFATDGEQGFNLASQHEFDVIILDVMLPKLDGMQVAEKLRQNGITTPILMLTALNGQQDLLNSFDSGADDFVTKPFQFLELEARLSALIKRNKGLVAKKTLQYGQIIIDEKTHTATRDGNALNLSPILFQILRALVTAQGEIVSRDSMIYLLWGDEIPDKDVLRSHIYLLRNVLDKPFEFSMLKTVPKYGFQLVLPTQQST; encoded by the coding sequence ATGCTGAAACAAAGCCGAATTTTAGTGGTAGAAGACAACATTGAACTGCAAGGCACCATTGCTGACTTTCTTGAAATAAAAGAAGCAGTCACCGACTTTGCTACCGATGGAGAGCAAGGGTTTAATCTCGCGAGCCAACATGAGTTTGATGTCATCATCTTGGATGTCATGCTTCCCAAGTTAGATGGCATGCAAGTTGCCGAAAAACTTCGGCAAAATGGCATTACTACCCCTATTCTAATGTTAACCGCTTTGAACGGTCAGCAAGACTTGCTCAACAGTTTTGATTCTGGCGCCGATGATTTTGTGACCAAACCTTTTCAATTTCTCGAATTAGAAGCTCGATTGAGTGCTTTAATCAAAAGAAACAAAGGGTTAGTTGCAAAAAAAACGCTCCAGTATGGTCAGATCATCATTGATGAGAAAACCCACACCGCAACGAGAGATGGAAACGCGCTCAACCTTTCTCCGATTCTGTTTCAGATTCTCCGAGCGCTCGTGACAGCGCAAGGTGAAATCGTCTCGCGAGATAGTATGATTTACCTGCTCTGGGGTGATGAAATCCCAGACAAAGACGTTTTACGCAGCCATATCTACCTACTTCGCAATGTGCTGGATAAGCCATTTGAATTTTCGATGTTAAAAACGGTACCTAAGTATGGTTTTCAATTGGTGTTACCCACCCAACAATCGACGTAG